The following proteins are encoded in a genomic region of Thermus sp. LT1-2-5:
- a CDS encoding phosphoglucomutase: MELRPTQEGFLGELARDFTFATLARLAAGFGERLKEEGVERVVVGHDARFLAREMAEEAAEVLSALGLETFLLPGPSPLPLFGFALEEAKAGGLYLTAGRKPARFQGVRLRLGPGKPLPGEAVPFLPPPEARGAFTLLDVKKAYLERLRQSAGEGAKKKGVVYLDAMGGAGGGVLPGVWKLLSLEAELRELHPLPHPLFYGVDPDPRPENLKTLRILLQAQEPPALGFALDGDACRLAVYLPGGTPLEEEAVLAHLREILGSKEVEGDGEGGFRFPWHLQEPDPFLAALLLLGALL, encoded by the coding sequence ATGGAGCTTCGTCCCACGCAGGAGGGCTTCTTGGGTGAACTCGCCCGGGACTTCACCTTCGCCACCTTGGCCCGGCTCGCGGCAGGGTTTGGCGAGCGCCTGAAGGAAGAGGGCGTAGAGCGGGTGGTGGTGGGCCACGACGCCCGTTTCCTGGCCCGGGAGATGGCGGAGGAGGCGGCAGAGGTGCTTTCGGCCTTGGGCCTGGAAACCTTCCTCCTTCCCGGGCCTTCCCCCCTTCCCCTTTTCGGCTTCGCCCTGGAAGAGGCGAAGGCGGGGGGGCTTTACCTCACTGCCGGGCGCAAGCCCGCCCGCTTCCAAGGGGTCAGGCTCCGCCTCGGTCCCGGAAAGCCCCTTCCCGGGGAGGCGGTGCCCTTCTTACCCCCCCCGGAGGCCCGGGGGGCCTTTACCCTCTTGGACGTCAAGAAGGCCTACCTGGAGCGCCTGCGGCAAAGCGCCGGGGAAGGGGCCAAGAAGAAGGGCGTGGTCTACCTGGACGCCATGGGGGGAGCGGGGGGTGGGGTCCTGCCTGGGGTGTGGAAACTGCTTAGCCTCGAGGCGGAACTCCGGGAACTCCACCCCCTCCCCCACCCCCTCTTCTACGGGGTGGACCCGGACCCGAGGCCGGAGAACCTGAAGACCCTGCGGATCCTCCTCCAGGCGCAAGAGCCTCCGGCCTTGGGCTTTGCCCTGGACGGGGACGCCTGCCGCCTGGCCGTCTACCTCCCGGGCGGAACGCCCCTGGAGGAGGAGGCGGTTTTGGCGCACCTGAGGGAAATCCTGGGCAGCAAGGAGGTGGAAGGGGACGGGGAAGGGGGTTTCCGCTTCCCCTGGCACCTACAGGAGCCCGACCCCTTCCTCGCCGCCCTGCTCCTCTTGGGGGCTCTCTTATGA
- a CDS encoding MBL fold metallo-hydrolase — protein MREILPGVFLLPVPIPYPLKTVNLYLLKGDGEVALLDTALDTRTARGSLELYLAELGLCFQDVKVVLLTHHHPDHYGLSGFLEGLGARVFLHEEELNRGHRFWLVPEAFEEASWRLFRDHGTPEEALWGIRETMAKTRQRVHPPQNPWPLKDGEVLEVAGKRLRVLWTPGHADGHVAFYLEEEGVLLAGDALLDHVSPNVGLWAYTRENPLKDFLGSLERLAGLPVQVAHAGHFGPIRDVRKRAKELLAHHEERLQSLLALLEGPKSAWELSLLLFPQELDAAGRRFAFAETLAHLEYLRREGLVDREGPPYRYFRV, from the coding sequence ATGAGGGAGATCCTGCCCGGGGTCTTCCTGCTTCCCGTGCCCATCCCTTACCCCTTGAAGACGGTGAACCTCTACCTCCTCAAGGGGGACGGGGAGGTGGCCCTTTTGGACACCGCCTTGGACACCCGCACCGCCCGGGGAAGCCTGGAGCTTTACCTGGCAGAGCTCGGCCTTTGCTTCCAGGACGTCAAGGTGGTCCTCCTCACCCACCACCACCCCGACCATTACGGCCTTTCGGGCTTCCTCGAGGGGCTTGGGGCGCGGGTCTTCCTCCACGAGGAGGAGCTAAACCGGGGCCACCGCTTCTGGCTTGTCCCCGAGGCCTTTGAGGAGGCGTCTTGGCGGCTTTTCCGGGACCACGGCACCCCAGAGGAGGCCCTTTGGGGCATCCGGGAAACCATGGCCAAAACCCGGCAAAGGGTCCACCCGCCGCAAAACCCCTGGCCCCTAAAGGACGGGGAGGTCCTGGAGGTGGCGGGCAAGCGGCTTCGGGTCCTTTGGACCCCGGGCCACGCCGACGGGCACGTGGCCTTTTACCTGGAAGAGGAAGGGGTCCTGTTGGCGGGGGACGCCCTCTTGGACCACGTTTCCCCCAACGTGGGCCTTTGGGCCTACACCCGGGAGAACCCCCTGAAGGACTTCCTTGGGTCCTTGGAACGCCTGGCGGGGCTTCCCGTCCAGGTGGCCCACGCCGGGCACTTCGGCCCCATCCGGGACGTGAGGAAGCGGGCTAAGGAGCTTCTCGCCCACCACGAGGAGCGCCTGCAAAGCCTCCTGGCGCTCCTGGAGGGCCCCAAGAGCGCCTGGGAGCTTTCCCTTCTCCTCTTCCCCCAGGAGTTGGACGCCGCCGGGCGCCGCTTCGCCTTCGCCGAAACCCTGGCCCACCTGGAGTACCTGCGAAGGGAAGGCCTGGTGGACCGGGAAGGCCCCCCCTACCGCTACTTCCGGGTCTAG
- a CDS encoding long-chain fatty acid--CoA ligase encodes MHPWYAHYDPGVPKEAPRPVLLTEALRENARRYPKKVALAFLGRSISYAALWREVEAFAKGLQEAGVRKGDRVAIMLPNSPQFVVAFFGTLLAGGVAVNTNPMYTPRELRHQLRDSGAKALVILDQLLPRYQEVKGEAPVDLLVRTGIQDYLPFPKNLLYPLMLKRQGQAPKNREGTPWRAFLKRGKPDPVALELDDLALLQYTGGTTGVAKGAMLTHRNLSANALQVRAWIPDFREGEEVVLGAIPFFHVYGMTVAMNLALLGAAKLVLLPRPEIGPIVEAIEAHQVSLFPGVPTLYVAFNNFPGIEKRNLRSVRACISGSAPLPLEVAERFMALTGAKLVEGYGLTEASPVTHCNPLHGPRKLGSVGLPFPGVEAKVVDEEGREVPLGEVGELIVKGPNVMKGYWNRPEETQKALKDGWLFTGDMARMDEDGYFYIVDRKKDMIIAGGYNIYPREVEEVLYQHEAVQEAAVVGVPDPYRGETVAAFLVLKPEYRGKVTEKDIEAFCRKHLAAYKVPRILEFRESLPKSSVGKILKRELTKEVGPRR; translated from the coding sequence ATGCATCCTTGGTACGCACACTACGATCCCGGGGTTCCCAAGGAGGCCCCAAGGCCGGTGCTCCTGACCGAGGCCCTGCGGGAAAATGCCCGCCGCTACCCGAAGAAGGTGGCCTTGGCGTTCCTGGGGCGAAGTATCTCCTACGCCGCCTTGTGGCGCGAAGTCGAGGCCTTCGCCAAGGGCCTGCAGGAGGCGGGCGTGAGGAAGGGGGACCGGGTGGCCATCATGCTCCCCAACTCCCCCCAGTTCGTGGTGGCCTTCTTCGGCACCCTCCTGGCGGGGGGCGTGGCGGTGAACACCAACCCCATGTACACCCCCAGGGAGCTACGGCACCAGCTACGGGACTCCGGGGCCAAGGCCCTGGTCATCCTGGACCAGCTCCTTCCCCGCTACCAAGAGGTGAAAGGGGAAGCCCCCGTGGACCTCCTGGTGCGCACGGGCATCCAAGACTACCTTCCCTTCCCCAAGAACCTCCTCTATCCCCTCATGCTCAAGCGCCAGGGGCAGGCCCCCAAGAACCGGGAAGGCACCCCCTGGCGGGCCTTCCTCAAGCGGGGGAAGCCTGACCCCGTGGCCTTGGAGCTGGACGACCTGGCCCTTTTGCAGTACACCGGGGGGACCACCGGGGTGGCCAAGGGGGCCATGCTCACCCACCGGAACCTCTCCGCCAACGCCCTGCAGGTGCGGGCCTGGATTCCGGATTTCCGGGAAGGCGAGGAGGTGGTCTTGGGGGCCATTCCCTTCTTCCACGTCTACGGCATGACCGTGGCCATGAACCTGGCCCTCCTGGGGGCGGCCAAGCTGGTCCTCCTTCCCCGCCCCGAGATCGGGCCCATCGTGGAGGCCATAGAAGCGCACCAGGTTAGCCTGTTCCCCGGGGTGCCCACCCTGTACGTGGCCTTCAACAACTTCCCCGGGATCGAGAAGCGCAACCTAAGAAGCGTCCGAGCCTGCATCTCTGGCTCCGCCCCCTTGCCCCTCGAGGTGGCGGAGCGCTTCATGGCCCTCACCGGGGCCAAGCTGGTGGAGGGCTACGGCCTCACCGAGGCCAGCCCCGTGACCCACTGCAACCCCCTCCACGGCCCGAGGAAGCTGGGGAGCGTGGGCCTACCCTTCCCGGGGGTGGAGGCAAAAGTGGTGGACGAGGAGGGGCGGGAGGTGCCCCTGGGCGAGGTGGGCGAGCTCATCGTCAAGGGCCCCAACGTCATGAAAGGCTACTGGAACCGCCCCGAGGAAACCCAAAAGGCCCTCAAGGACGGCTGGCTCTTCACCGGCGACATGGCCCGCATGGACGAAGACGGATACTTCTACATCGTGGACCGCAAAAAGGACATGATCATCGCCGGAGGCTACAACATCTACCCCCGCGAGGTGGAAGAGGTCCTCTACCAACATGAAGCCGTCCAGGAAGCCGCCGTGGTGGGCGTCCCCGACCCCTACCGCGGGGAAACCGTGGCCGCCTTCCTCGTCCTCAAGCCCGAGTACCGGGGCAAGGTCACGGAGAAGGACATCGAGGCCTTCTGCCGCAAACACCTCGCCGCCTACAAGGTGCCCCGCATCCTAGAGTTCCGCGAAAGCCTCCCCAAGTCCAGCGTGGGCAAGATCCTCAAGCGGGAACTCACCAAGGAGGTGGGGCCTAGGCGGTAG
- a CDS encoding dodecin, with translation MGKVYKKVELVGTSGEGLENAIQAALERAQKTLRHLDWFEVKEIRGTIGPEGVKEYQVVLEVGFRLEE, from the coding sequence ATGGGCAAGGTGTACAAGAAGGTGGAGCTGGTGGGGACGAGTGGGGAGGGCCTCGAGAACGCTATCCAAGCCGCTTTGGAGCGGGCGCAGAAAACCCTCCGCCACCTGGACTGGTTTGAGGTCAAAGAGATCCGGGGCACCATCGGCCCGGAAGGGGTAAAGGAGTACCAGGTGGTCCTGGAGGTGGGGTTCCGCCTGGAGGAATAG